Proteins found in one Brachypodium distachyon strain Bd21 chromosome 5, Brachypodium_distachyon_v3.0, whole genome shotgun sequence genomic segment:
- the LOC100837355 gene encoding probable WRKY transcription factor 4: MCDYFLQRMDGDQAGGGDLTDIVRAGGAMPGNSNSGGGGGAGDDLPSTAVGADEWHHHLQQPLLFPPPSPSPDAADVVFGNGDPFAGLGGDPFSSDYSSDFGLDVGAMAPKHVGFDAAGISGGQMLDMGCGGRKPLMPRGMGMQQQQMPGGMGMGAPRQLMPSPASLSPIAIRPYPAMTAGDMVKLGITAGQAAGCAIDAAVAGMQMSSSPRTAGIKRRKNQARKVVCIPAPTTAGSRPTGEVVPSDLWAWRKYGQKPIKGSPHPRGYYRCSSSKGCSARKQVERSRTDPNMLVITYTSEHNHPWPTQRNALAGSTRSHHGKNGGSGSSGAKSSQNEKQPQTNNNVKEERRDHAAAATTTTTSTITTTTSATASPMIVKLEETLLAGSSEALLERDHQRARDTAAGVLVDHSDLMDHVFSESYRPMIPESGHHEDFFADLAELESDPMSLIFSKEYMEARPSGTTGGDHGQEKAVTATKDLDPFDMLDWSTTASTAGSTFEQGKGG, from the exons ATGTGCGACTACTTCCTGCAGAGGATGGATGGCGaccaggccggcggcggcgacctcacCGACATCgtgcgggccggcggcgcgatgccgggcaacagcaacagcggcggcggcgggggggcTGGCGACGACCTCCCGTCCAcggccgtcggcgccgacgagtggcaccaccacctccagcagcCGCTGCTgttcccgccgccgtcgccgtcaccggacgccgccgacgtcgTCTTCGGCAACGGCGACCCTTTTGCGGGGCTCGGGGGCGACCCTTTCAGCAGCGACTACTCCTCCGACTTCGGCCTGGACGTGGGCGCCATGGCGCCGAAGCACGTCGGCTTCGACGCGGCCGGCATCAGCGGAGGACAGATGCTGGACatgggctgcggcggcaggaaGCCGCTGATGCCGAGGGGGATGgggatgcagcagcagcagatgccGGGGGGCATGGGCATGGGGGCGCCGAGGCAGCTGATGCCGTCGCCGGCTAGCCTGTCGCCGATAGCGATACGGCCGTACCCGGCGATGACGGCGGGCGACATGGTGAAGCTCGGCATCACGGCCGGGCAGGCGGCCGGGTGCGccatcgacgccgccgtcgccggcatGCAGatgtcctcctcgccgcgcacCGCCGGAATCAAGCGCAG GAAGAATCAAGCGAGGAAGGTGGTGTGCATCCCGGCGCCGACAACGGCGGGGTCAAGACCCACCGGGGAGGTGGTTCCTTCTGATCTCTGGGCATGGAGGAAGTACGGCCAGAAGCCTATCAAGGGCTCTCCCCACCCGAg AGGGTACTACAGATGCAGCAGCTCGAAAGGATGCTCGGCACGGAAGCAAGTGGAGCGCAGCCGGACTGACCCCAACATGCTCGTCATCACCTACACCTCCGAGCACAACCACCCATGGCCGACCCAGCGAAACGCGCTCGCCGGCTCAACTCGGTCACACCACGGCAagaacggcggcagcggcagctcagGTGCCAAGAGCTCGCAGAACGAAAAGCAACCGCAGACAAATAATAATGtcaaggaggagaggagggatCACGCTGCCGCGGCAACGACGACGACCACTAGCACAATCACCACGACGACCAGCGCTACTGCTTCTCCGATGATTGTAAAGCTAGAGGAGACATTATTGGCCGGATCATCGGAAGCCTTGTTGGAGAGAGATCATCAAAGAGCCAGGGACACGGCGGCAGGAGTACTGGTAGACCACAGTGACCTCATGGACCACGTGTTCAGCGAGAGCTACAGGCCGATGATACCGGAGTCCGGCCACCACGAGGACTTCTtcgccgacctcgccgagctggagTCGGATCCCATGAGCCtcatcttctccaaggagTACATGGAAGCCAGGCCAAGCGGCACCACCGGCGGCGATCATGGCCAGGAGAAGGCAGTGACCGCCACCAAGGACTTGGATCCATTCGACATGCTAGATTGGTCCACTACTGCTTCAACCGCAGGGAGCACATTTGAGCAAGGGAAAGGAGGTTAG
- the LOC100826308 gene encoding protein NRT1/ PTR FAMILY 8.5 isoform X1: MDADHRSLTRPILAGDEASGSNRSSEARELKVHEANHCSDKALKIILCLQFLEVSAFYGIYLSLIVYLQDVLHGDSASNVATVSSWAGAGYLMPVLGAAVADSFWGKYKTVLAGLTISVVGMAMVTTSATLPSLRPPPCAQQSAYCAPATLRQELLFFSGIYLCAVGIGAAKAVFISFAAEQFDDGDGRKSSYFSWYYTAANMGMLTAATLLVWVQDKVSWGFGYGICASFVVVSVVGLAATVPMYRILPPAGSPLKGVLQVLVASSRKVKLTVPRDAAELYEGEDVKNPLLHSPLHERLQHTDQFRSLDKAAMVTDEDLEGGDHRPWRLCTVTQVEELKTLLRLIPIWLTSAVYFLANTQAQTTFVQQGTKTDSRITIGAVSISIPAASLTSIQTVCVAACVTLYNRAVAQSSPFTPLRLMGLGHATAAASVAVAACTEARRLRIATEGDSAAAAAMGIAWLLPQYVVMAVSDASLSVGQLQFFYDQAPETMRGASTAFYFLSVSLGNLINSQLVTIVASVTAAGGRTGWFPPELDDGHLDYYFLLVVAVATVNFGVFVALAKNYTPKRVRQSRLDSLSSS, from the exons ATGGACGCCGACCACCGTAGCTTAACGAGGCCAATCTTGGCGGGCGATGAG GCATCTGGTTCAAATCGGAGTTCGGAGGCTCGGGAGCTGAAGGTGCACGAGGCCAACCACTGCTCTGATAAGGCACTAAAAATCATCTTGT GCCTGCAATTTCTGGAGGTCAGTGCTTTCTACGGAATCTACCTGAGCTTGATAGTGTATCTTCAGGACGTTCTCCATGGAGACAGTGCTTCGAACGTGGCCACCGTCAGTTCCTGGGCAGGAGCCGGCTACCTCATGCCCgtgctcggcgccgccgtcgccgactcCTTTTGGGGGAAATACAAGACAGTGTTGGCCGGCCTCACCATTTCCGTCGTC GGGATGGCCATGGTCACCACATCGGCCACGCTGCCGTCTCTGAGGCCTCCGCCGTGCGCGCAGCAGAGCGCGTACTGCGCACCGGCGACTCTCAGGCAAGAGCTGCTCTTCTTCTCGGGCATATACCTGTGCGCGGTCGGGATCGGCGCGGCGAAGGCCGTCTTCATCTCGTTCGCGGCGGAGCAGTTCGACGACGGCGATGGCAGGAAGTCGTCCTACTTCAGCTGGTACTACACGGCGGCCAACATGGGCATGCTCACCGCGGCGACGCTGCTGGTCTGGGTCCAGGACAAGGTCAGCTGGGGCTTTGGCTATGGTATCTGCGCGTCCTTCGTCGTGGTCTCCGTTGTCGGCCTCGCCGCCACGGTGCCTATGTACCGCATCCTGCCTCCGGCGGGGAGCCCATTGAAAGGCGTGCTTCAAGTGCTGGTTGCCTCCTCTCGCAAGGTGAAACTGACGGTGCCTCGTGATGCTGCGGAATTGTACGAGGGGGAGGACGTCAAGAACCCGTTGCTGCATTCTCCATTGCACGAACGGTTACAGCACACCGATCAGTTCAG GTCCCTGGACAAGGCTGCCATGGTCACCGACGAGGACCTGGAAGGCGGCGACCATCGGCCATGGAGGCTGTGCACAGTGACCCAGGTAGAAGAGCTCAAGACTCTGCTGCGGCTGATCCCCATCTGGCTCACGTCCGCCGTCTACTTCCTCGCCAACACGCAGGCGCAGACCACGTTCGTGCAGCAGGGCACCAAGACGGACTCCAGGATAACAATCGGcgccgtctccatctccatcccgGCAGCGTCTCTAACCTCCATCCAGACGGTGTGCGTCGCCGCCTGCGTGACGCTCTACAACAGGGCCGTCGCGCAATCCTCGCCCTTCACGCCGCTGCGGCTCATGGGGCTCGGCCacgccacggcggccgcctcggtggccgtggccgcgTGCACCGAGGCGCGCAGGCTGCGGATCGCCACGGAAGGggattctgccgcggcagcagccaTGGGCATCGCGTGGCTGCTGCCGCAGTACGTGGTGATGGCGGTCTCGGACGCGTCGCTCTCCGTGGGGCAGCTGCAGTTCTTCTACGACCAGGCGCCGGAGACGATGAGGGGCGCGTCCACGGCGTTCTACTTCCTGTCCGTCTCGCTCGGGAACCTGATCAACTCGCAGCTCGTGACGATTGTCGCGTCCGTCACCGCGGCAGGGGGCAGGACGGGCTGGTTTCCACCGGAATTGGACGACGGGCACTTGGATTACTACTTCCTGCTCGTTGTGGCCGTCGCGACGGTGAACTTTGGCGTTTTTGTTGCCCTCGCCAAGAACTACACGCCCAAGAGGGTTAGACAGTCGCGATTGGATTCCCTCTCCTCTTCGTAA
- the LOC100826308 gene encoding protein NRT1/ PTR FAMILY 8.5 isoform X2 codes for MPVLGAAVADSFWGKYKTVLAGLTISVVGMAMVTTSATLPSLRPPPCAQQSAYCAPATLRQELLFFSGIYLCAVGIGAAKAVFISFAAEQFDDGDGRKSSYFSWYYTAANMGMLTAATLLVWVQDKVSWGFGYGICASFVVVSVVGLAATVPMYRILPPAGSPLKGVLQVLVASSRKVKLTVPRDAAELYEGEDVKNPLLHSPLHERLQHTDQFRSLDKAAMVTDEDLEGGDHRPWRLCTVTQVEELKTLLRLIPIWLTSAVYFLANTQAQTTFVQQGTKTDSRITIGAVSISIPAASLTSIQTVCVAACVTLYNRAVAQSSPFTPLRLMGLGHATAAASVAVAACTEARRLRIATEGDSAAAAAMGIAWLLPQYVVMAVSDASLSVGQLQFFYDQAPETMRGASTAFYFLSVSLGNLINSQLVTIVASVTAAGGRTGWFPPELDDGHLDYYFLLVVAVATVNFGVFVALAKNYTPKRVRQSRLDSLSSS; via the exons ATGCCCgtgctcggcgccgccgtcgccgactcCTTTTGGGGGAAATACAAGACAGTGTTGGCCGGCCTCACCATTTCCGTCGTC GGGATGGCCATGGTCACCACATCGGCCACGCTGCCGTCTCTGAGGCCTCCGCCGTGCGCGCAGCAGAGCGCGTACTGCGCACCGGCGACTCTCAGGCAAGAGCTGCTCTTCTTCTCGGGCATATACCTGTGCGCGGTCGGGATCGGCGCGGCGAAGGCCGTCTTCATCTCGTTCGCGGCGGAGCAGTTCGACGACGGCGATGGCAGGAAGTCGTCCTACTTCAGCTGGTACTACACGGCGGCCAACATGGGCATGCTCACCGCGGCGACGCTGCTGGTCTGGGTCCAGGACAAGGTCAGCTGGGGCTTTGGCTATGGTATCTGCGCGTCCTTCGTCGTGGTCTCCGTTGTCGGCCTCGCCGCCACGGTGCCTATGTACCGCATCCTGCCTCCGGCGGGGAGCCCATTGAAAGGCGTGCTTCAAGTGCTGGTTGCCTCCTCTCGCAAGGTGAAACTGACGGTGCCTCGTGATGCTGCGGAATTGTACGAGGGGGAGGACGTCAAGAACCCGTTGCTGCATTCTCCATTGCACGAACGGTTACAGCACACCGATCAGTTCAG GTCCCTGGACAAGGCTGCCATGGTCACCGACGAGGACCTGGAAGGCGGCGACCATCGGCCATGGAGGCTGTGCACAGTGACCCAGGTAGAAGAGCTCAAGACTCTGCTGCGGCTGATCCCCATCTGGCTCACGTCCGCCGTCTACTTCCTCGCCAACACGCAGGCGCAGACCACGTTCGTGCAGCAGGGCACCAAGACGGACTCCAGGATAACAATCGGcgccgtctccatctccatcccgGCAGCGTCTCTAACCTCCATCCAGACGGTGTGCGTCGCCGCCTGCGTGACGCTCTACAACAGGGCCGTCGCGCAATCCTCGCCCTTCACGCCGCTGCGGCTCATGGGGCTCGGCCacgccacggcggccgcctcggtggccgtggccgcgTGCACCGAGGCGCGCAGGCTGCGGATCGCCACGGAAGGggattctgccgcggcagcagccaTGGGCATCGCGTGGCTGCTGCCGCAGTACGTGGTGATGGCGGTCTCGGACGCGTCGCTCTCCGTGGGGCAGCTGCAGTTCTTCTACGACCAGGCGCCGGAGACGATGAGGGGCGCGTCCACGGCGTTCTACTTCCTGTCCGTCTCGCTCGGGAACCTGATCAACTCGCAGCTCGTGACGATTGTCGCGTCCGTCACCGCGGCAGGGGGCAGGACGGGCTGGTTTCCACCGGAATTGGACGACGGGCACTTGGATTACTACTTCCTGCTCGTTGTGGCCGTCGCGACGGTGAACTTTGGCGTTTTTGTTGCCCTCGCCAAGAACTACACGCCCAAGAGGGTTAGACAGTCGCGATTGGATTCCCTCTCCTCTTCGTAA
- the LOC100824149 gene encoding protein NRT1/ PTR FAMILY 8.3, which yields MDAMERGQSSPRLPKSRGSKIDEESLKVPLIEAKKKTGSRAPAVVLGFECLESTAFNGIATNLVLYLERVLHGSSLGSASNVTTWIGTSYLTPVFGAMLADTFWGNYNTILVSLVVYLLGMMLVTFSAFLPTTALCGVGSSCHPVLGSHTVAFAGLYLVAFGSGGVRAALLPFGAEQFDDDNAVDRERKMSFFSWFYIAVDFGMIVSGLFLVWVQQNVSWGLGFGIATACIALAFAGFVLATPMFKRRMPSGTPLKSLCQVVVAASRKVALRVVPSEAANLYEVSDKIEHEQPRIAHTDEFTFLDRAAMIVASDLAEVTANDAGAGAGSSSSSWRLCTVTQVEELKILMRLLPIWATSIVLSAAYAQLQTTFVQQGNAMDTRVMSFSLPAASMVSFEVICVLAWVLIYDFVILPALRSFSPASGEPSQLQRMGAGRLLMAVAMAAAALLEMKRLDAAAGGGSVSIAWQMPQYFVLAGGEVFCYIAQLEFFYNEAPESMKSMCTSFALLTVALGSYMSSLIYGVINMLTATDGRPGWIPDNLDEGHLDYFFWVMAALCTLNFVVYSAFARNYQVKTVVS from the exons ATGGACGCCATGGAAAGAGGCCAGAGCTCGCCGCGGCTGCCTAAG AGCCGAGGTTCAAAGATCGACGAAGAAAGCCTCAAGGTGCCGCTgatcgaggcgaagaagaagaccggcagcagagcgccggcgGTGGTTCTCGGGTTCGAGTGCCTGGAGAGCACGGCGTTCAACGGCATTGCCACGAACCTGGTGCTGTACCTGGAGCGCGTCCTGCACGGCAGCAGCCTCGGCAGTGCGTCCAACGTCACGACCTGGATCGGCACGAGCTACCTGACGCCCGTCTTCGGCGCCATGCTCGCCGACACCTTCTGGGGCAACTACAACACCATCCTCGTCTCCCTCGTCGTCTACCTTCTCGGCATGATGCTGGTCACGTTCTCGGCGTTCCTGCCGACGACGGCGCTCTGCGGGGTGGGGTCGTCGTGCCACCCGGTGCTGGGCTCGCACACCGTGGCCTTCGCGGGGCTCTACCTCGTGGCgttcggcagcggcggcgtccgggcCGCGCTGCTGCCGTTCGGCGCGGAGCagttcgacgacgacaacgcGGTGGACCGGGAGCGGAAGATGTCCTTCTTCAGCTGGTTCTACATCGCCGTCGACTTCGGCATGATCGTGTCGGGTCTCTTCCTCGTGTGGGTGCAGCAGAACGTCTCCTGGGGCCTGGGTTTCGGCATCGCCACGGCCTGCATCGCGCTCGCCTTCGCCGGGTTCGTGCTCGCCACGCCCATGTTCAAGCGCCGGATGCCGTCCGGCACGCCGCTCAAGAGCCTGTGCCAGGTCGTGGTCGCCGCGTCCAGGAAGGTCGCCCTGCGCGTGGTTCCCTCGGAGGCCGCGAACCTCTACGAGGTGAGCGACAAGATCGAGCACGAGCAGCCCAGGATCGCGCACACGGACGAGTTCACGTTCCTCGACAGGGCGGCCATGATCGTGGCGTCGGACCTGGCAGAGGTGACCGCGAAcgacgccggcgcgggcgcgggttcttcctcgtcgtcctggAGGCTCTGCACGGTGACGCAGGTGGAGGAGCTCAAGATCCTGATGCGGCTGCTGCCGATCTGGGCGACGAGCATCGTGCTGTCGGCGGCGTACGCGCAGCTGCAGACCACGTTCGTGCAGCAGGGGAACGCCATGGACACGCGGGTCATGTCCTTCAGCCTCCCCGCCGCGTCCATGGTGTCCTTCGAGGTGATCTGCGTCCTGGCATGGGTGCTCATCTACGACTTCGTGATCCTGCCGGCGCTCCGGAGCTTCTCCCCCGCGAGCGGCGAGCCGTCGCAGCTGCAGCGGATGGGCGCCGGCCGGCTGCTCAtggcggtggccatggccgccgccgccctgctcgAGATGAAGCGTCTGGACGCCGCGGCAGGGGGCGGGTCCGTGAGCATCGCGTGGCAGATGCCGCAGTACTTCGTGCTCGCGGGCGGCGAGGTGTTCTGCTACATCGCGCAGCTGGAGTTCTTCTACAACGAGGCGCCGGAGTCGATGAAGAGCATGTGCACGTCGTTCGCGCTGCTCACCGTGGCGCTGGGAAGCTACATGAGCTCGCTCATCTACGGCGTCATCAACATGCTCACGGCCACGGACGGGCGGCCCGGATGGATTCCGGACAACCTCGACGAGGGACACCTCGACTACTTCTTCTGGGTCATGGCCGCGCTCTGCACGCTCAACTTCGTCGTCTACAGCGCCTTCGCCAGGAACTACCAGGTCAAGACGGTCGTGTCGTGA